A single genomic interval of Camelina sativa cultivar DH55 chromosome 11, Cs, whole genome shotgun sequence harbors:
- the LOC104723483 gene encoding transcriptional adapter ADA2b-like isoform X2, whose protein sequence is MGRSRGNFHNYEDPTQRTRKKKNAANVENFESTSTVPGTEGGGKYNCDYCQKDITGKIRIKCAVCPDFDLCVECMSAGAEITPHKCDHPYRVMGNLTFPLICPDWSADDEMLLLEGLEIYGLGNWAEVAEHVGTKSKEQCLEHYRNIYLNSPFFPLPDMSHVAGKNRKELQAMAKGRIDDKKEQNMKEEYPFSPPKVKVEDTQKESHIDRSFGGKKPVATLVNNSLVELSNYNQKREEFDPEYDNGAEQLLAEMEFKDNDTPEEHELKLRVLRIYSKRLDERKRRKEFIIERNLLYPNPFEKDLSQEEKVQCRRLDVFMRFHSKEEHDELLRSVVSEYRMVKRLKDLKEAQVAGCRSTAEAERYLGRKRKRENEEGMNRGKESGQFGQIVGEIGSRPPVQASSSYVNDLDLIGFTESQLLSESEKRLCNEVKLVPPVYLQMQQVMSHEIFKGNVTKKSDAYSLFKIEPTKVDRVYDMLVKKGIAQL, encoded by the exons ATGGGTCGCTCTCGGGGGAACTTCCACAATTACGAAGACCCTACTCAGAG AacgaggaaaaagaaaaatgcggCTAATGTGGAGAACTTTGAGTCGACATCTACGG TTCCAGGTACTGAGGGAGGAGGCAAGTATAACTGCGATTATTGCCAGAAAGACATTACTGGCAAAATTAGGATCAAGTGTGCTGTCTGTCCCGATTTTGATCTCTGTGTTGAATGTATGTCTGCTGGAGCTGAGATCACTCCTCACAAATGTGATCACCCTTACCGAGTTATG GGGAATCTAACTTTCCCGCTTATTTGTCCGGACTGGAGTGCTGATGATGAAATGCTTCTCCTGGAG GGACTTGAAATTTATGGCTTGGGAAACTGGGCGGAGGTCGCGGAGCATGTGGGAACCAAGAGTAAAGAACAGTGTCTCGAGCACTACAGAAACATTTATTTGAACTCGCCATTTTTCCCACTTCCA GATATGTCACATGTAGCAGGGAAGAACAGAAAAGAACTTCAAGCCATGGCAAAAGGACGCATTGATGACAAGAAAG AGCAGAACATGAAAGAAGAGTACCCGTTCTCTCCTCCTAAAGTCAA AGTTGAAGATACACAGAAAG AGTCTCATATAGACAGGAGTTTTGGAGGAAAGAAACCTGTGGCCACCCTGGTAAACAACTCTTTGGTTGAATTGAGTAATTAcaaccaaaaaagagaagagtttgACCCTGAATACGACAATGGTGCTGAGCAACTCTTGGCTGAGATGGAGTTCAAAGATAATGATACTCCTGAAGAACATGAGCTGAAGCTGCGTGTGTTGCGTATCTATTCGAAAAG GCTTGATGAGAGGAAACGTAGAAAAGAATTCATAATAGAAAGAAACCTGTTGTACCCAAATCCCTTTGAGAAGGACCTGTCTCAGGAGGAGAAAGTGCAGTGTCGACGTTTGGACGTTTTTATGCGTTTTCATTCAAAAGAGGAGCACGACGAGCTACTCCGTAGTGTTGTAAGCGAGTACCGCATGGTGAAACGACTCAAAGATCTTAAG GAAGCTCAAGTGGCAGGGTGTCGTTCGACGGCTGAAGCGGAGAGGTATCTtgggaggaagaggaagagagagaatgaagaagGGATGAACAGAGGGAAAGAGAGCGGTCAATTTGGTCAAATTGTGGGGGAAATAGGCTCTAGACCTCCGGTGCAAGCTTCTTCAAGCTATGTGAATGATTTGGACCTGATTGGATTCACAGAGTCGCAACTGCTGTCTGAATCC GAGAAGCGTCTGTGCAACGAGGTCAAGTTGGTTCCACCGGTTTATCTACAGATGCAACAAGTGATGTCACATGAGATATTCAAAGGGAATGTGACGAAAAAGTCGGATGCATATAGCCTGTTCAAGATTGAACCAACCAAAGTGGATCGAGTTTATGATATGCTTGTGAAGAAGGGTATTGCTCAACTTTAA
- the LOC104723483 gene encoding transcriptional adapter ADA2b-like isoform X1, whose protein sequence is MGRSRGNFHNYEDPTQRTRKKKNAANVENFESTSTVPGTEGGGKYNCDYCQKDITGKIRIKCAVCPDFDLCVECMSAGAEITPHKCDHPYRVMGNLTFPLICPDWSADDEMLLLEGLEIYGLGNWAEVAEHVGTKSKEQCLEHYRNIYLNSPFFPLPDMSHVAGKNRKELQAMAKGRIDDKKAEQNMKEEYPFSPPKVKVEDTQKESHIDRSFGGKKPVATLVNNSLVELSNYNQKREEFDPEYDNGAEQLLAEMEFKDNDTPEEHELKLRVLRIYSKRLDERKRRKEFIIERNLLYPNPFEKDLSQEEKVQCRRLDVFMRFHSKEEHDELLRSVVSEYRMVKRLKDLKEAQVAGCRSTAEAERYLGRKRKRENEEGMNRGKESGQFGQIVGEIGSRPPVQASSSYVNDLDLIGFTESQLLSESEKRLCNEVKLVPPVYLQMQQVMSHEIFKGNVTKKSDAYSLFKIEPTKVDRVYDMLVKKGIAQL, encoded by the exons ATGGGTCGCTCTCGGGGGAACTTCCACAATTACGAAGACCCTACTCAGAG AacgaggaaaaagaaaaatgcggCTAATGTGGAGAACTTTGAGTCGACATCTACGG TTCCAGGTACTGAGGGAGGAGGCAAGTATAACTGCGATTATTGCCAGAAAGACATTACTGGCAAAATTAGGATCAAGTGTGCTGTCTGTCCCGATTTTGATCTCTGTGTTGAATGTATGTCTGCTGGAGCTGAGATCACTCCTCACAAATGTGATCACCCTTACCGAGTTATG GGGAATCTAACTTTCCCGCTTATTTGTCCGGACTGGAGTGCTGATGATGAAATGCTTCTCCTGGAG GGACTTGAAATTTATGGCTTGGGAAACTGGGCGGAGGTCGCGGAGCATGTGGGAACCAAGAGTAAAGAACAGTGTCTCGAGCACTACAGAAACATTTATTTGAACTCGCCATTTTTCCCACTTCCA GATATGTCACATGTAGCAGGGAAGAACAGAAAAGAACTTCAAGCCATGGCAAAAGGACGCATTGATGACAAGAAAG CAGAGCAGAACATGAAAGAAGAGTACCCGTTCTCTCCTCCTAAAGTCAA AGTTGAAGATACACAGAAAG AGTCTCATATAGACAGGAGTTTTGGAGGAAAGAAACCTGTGGCCACCCTGGTAAACAACTCTTTGGTTGAATTGAGTAATTAcaaccaaaaaagagaagagtttgACCCTGAATACGACAATGGTGCTGAGCAACTCTTGGCTGAGATGGAGTTCAAAGATAATGATACTCCTGAAGAACATGAGCTGAAGCTGCGTGTGTTGCGTATCTATTCGAAAAG GCTTGATGAGAGGAAACGTAGAAAAGAATTCATAATAGAAAGAAACCTGTTGTACCCAAATCCCTTTGAGAAGGACCTGTCTCAGGAGGAGAAAGTGCAGTGTCGACGTTTGGACGTTTTTATGCGTTTTCATTCAAAAGAGGAGCACGACGAGCTACTCCGTAGTGTTGTAAGCGAGTACCGCATGGTGAAACGACTCAAAGATCTTAAG GAAGCTCAAGTGGCAGGGTGTCGTTCGACGGCTGAAGCGGAGAGGTATCTtgggaggaagaggaagagagagaatgaagaagGGATGAACAGAGGGAAAGAGAGCGGTCAATTTGGTCAAATTGTGGGGGAAATAGGCTCTAGACCTCCGGTGCAAGCTTCTTCAAGCTATGTGAATGATTTGGACCTGATTGGATTCACAGAGTCGCAACTGCTGTCTGAATCC GAGAAGCGTCTGTGCAACGAGGTCAAGTTGGTTCCACCGGTTTATCTACAGATGCAACAAGTGATGTCACATGAGATATTCAAAGGGAATGTGACGAAAAAGTCGGATGCATATAGCCTGTTCAAGATTGAACCAACCAAAGTGGATCGAGTTTATGATATGCTTGTGAAGAAGGGTATTGCTCAACTTTAA
- the LOC104723483 gene encoding transcriptional adapter ADA2b-like isoform X3: MGRSRGNFHNYEDPTQRTRKKKNAANVENFESTSTVPGTEGGGKYNCDYCQKDITGKIRIKCAVCPDFDLCVECMSAGAEITPHKCDHPYRVMGNLTFPLICPDWSADDEMLLLEGLEIYGLGNWAEVAEHVGTKSKEQCLEHYRNIYLNSPFFPLPDMSHVAGKNRKELQAMAKGRIDDKKAEQNMKEEYPFSPPKVKVEDTQKDRSFGGKKPVATLVNNSLVELSNYNQKREEFDPEYDNGAEQLLAEMEFKDNDTPEEHELKLRVLRIYSKRLDERKRRKEFIIERNLLYPNPFEKDLSQEEKVQCRRLDVFMRFHSKEEHDELLRSVVSEYRMVKRLKDLKEAQVAGCRSTAEAERYLGRKRKRENEEGMNRGKESGQFGQIVGEIGSRPPVQASSSYVNDLDLIGFTESQLLSESEKRLCNEVKLVPPVYLQMQQVMSHEIFKGNVTKKSDAYSLFKIEPTKVDRVYDMLVKKGIAQL, translated from the exons ATGGGTCGCTCTCGGGGGAACTTCCACAATTACGAAGACCCTACTCAGAG AacgaggaaaaagaaaaatgcggCTAATGTGGAGAACTTTGAGTCGACATCTACGG TTCCAGGTACTGAGGGAGGAGGCAAGTATAACTGCGATTATTGCCAGAAAGACATTACTGGCAAAATTAGGATCAAGTGTGCTGTCTGTCCCGATTTTGATCTCTGTGTTGAATGTATGTCTGCTGGAGCTGAGATCACTCCTCACAAATGTGATCACCCTTACCGAGTTATG GGGAATCTAACTTTCCCGCTTATTTGTCCGGACTGGAGTGCTGATGATGAAATGCTTCTCCTGGAG GGACTTGAAATTTATGGCTTGGGAAACTGGGCGGAGGTCGCGGAGCATGTGGGAACCAAGAGTAAAGAACAGTGTCTCGAGCACTACAGAAACATTTATTTGAACTCGCCATTTTTCCCACTTCCA GATATGTCACATGTAGCAGGGAAGAACAGAAAAGAACTTCAAGCCATGGCAAAAGGACGCATTGATGACAAGAAAG CAGAGCAGAACATGAAAGAAGAGTACCCGTTCTCTCCTCCTAAAGTCAA AGTTGAAGATACACAGAAAG ACAGGAGTTTTGGAGGAAAGAAACCTGTGGCCACCCTGGTAAACAACTCTTTGGTTGAATTGAGTAATTAcaaccaaaaaagagaagagtttgACCCTGAATACGACAATGGTGCTGAGCAACTCTTGGCTGAGATGGAGTTCAAAGATAATGATACTCCTGAAGAACATGAGCTGAAGCTGCGTGTGTTGCGTATCTATTCGAAAAG GCTTGATGAGAGGAAACGTAGAAAAGAATTCATAATAGAAAGAAACCTGTTGTACCCAAATCCCTTTGAGAAGGACCTGTCTCAGGAGGAGAAAGTGCAGTGTCGACGTTTGGACGTTTTTATGCGTTTTCATTCAAAAGAGGAGCACGACGAGCTACTCCGTAGTGTTGTAAGCGAGTACCGCATGGTGAAACGACTCAAAGATCTTAAG GAAGCTCAAGTGGCAGGGTGTCGTTCGACGGCTGAAGCGGAGAGGTATCTtgggaggaagaggaagagagagaatgaagaagGGATGAACAGAGGGAAAGAGAGCGGTCAATTTGGTCAAATTGTGGGGGAAATAGGCTCTAGACCTCCGGTGCAAGCTTCTTCAAGCTATGTGAATGATTTGGACCTGATTGGATTCACAGAGTCGCAACTGCTGTCTGAATCC GAGAAGCGTCTGTGCAACGAGGTCAAGTTGGTTCCACCGGTTTATCTACAGATGCAACAAGTGATGTCACATGAGATATTCAAAGGGAATGTGACGAAAAAGTCGGATGCATATAGCCTGTTCAAGATTGAACCAACCAAAGTGGATCGAGTTTATGATATGCTTGTGAAGAAGGGTATTGCTCAACTTTAA
- the LOC104723483 gene encoding transcriptional adapter ADA2b-like isoform X4: protein MGRSRGNFHNYEDPTQRTRKKKNAANVENFESTSTVPGTEGGGKYNCDYCQKDITGKIRIKCAVCPDFDLCVECMSAGAEITPHKCDHPYRVMGNLTFPLICPDWSADDEMLLLEGLEIYGLGNWAEVAEHVGTKSKEQCLEHYRNIYLNSPFFPLPDMSHVAGKNRKELQAMAKGRIDDKKEQNMKEEYPFSPPKVKVEDTQKDRSFGGKKPVATLVNNSLVELSNYNQKREEFDPEYDNGAEQLLAEMEFKDNDTPEEHELKLRVLRIYSKRLDERKRRKEFIIERNLLYPNPFEKDLSQEEKVQCRRLDVFMRFHSKEEHDELLRSVVSEYRMVKRLKDLKEAQVAGCRSTAEAERYLGRKRKRENEEGMNRGKESGQFGQIVGEIGSRPPVQASSSYVNDLDLIGFTESQLLSESEKRLCNEVKLVPPVYLQMQQVMSHEIFKGNVTKKSDAYSLFKIEPTKVDRVYDMLVKKGIAQL from the exons ATGGGTCGCTCTCGGGGGAACTTCCACAATTACGAAGACCCTACTCAGAG AacgaggaaaaagaaaaatgcggCTAATGTGGAGAACTTTGAGTCGACATCTACGG TTCCAGGTACTGAGGGAGGAGGCAAGTATAACTGCGATTATTGCCAGAAAGACATTACTGGCAAAATTAGGATCAAGTGTGCTGTCTGTCCCGATTTTGATCTCTGTGTTGAATGTATGTCTGCTGGAGCTGAGATCACTCCTCACAAATGTGATCACCCTTACCGAGTTATG GGGAATCTAACTTTCCCGCTTATTTGTCCGGACTGGAGTGCTGATGATGAAATGCTTCTCCTGGAG GGACTTGAAATTTATGGCTTGGGAAACTGGGCGGAGGTCGCGGAGCATGTGGGAACCAAGAGTAAAGAACAGTGTCTCGAGCACTACAGAAACATTTATTTGAACTCGCCATTTTTCCCACTTCCA GATATGTCACATGTAGCAGGGAAGAACAGAAAAGAACTTCAAGCCATGGCAAAAGGACGCATTGATGACAAGAAAG AGCAGAACATGAAAGAAGAGTACCCGTTCTCTCCTCCTAAAGTCAA AGTTGAAGATACACAGAAAG ACAGGAGTTTTGGAGGAAAGAAACCTGTGGCCACCCTGGTAAACAACTCTTTGGTTGAATTGAGTAATTAcaaccaaaaaagagaagagtttgACCCTGAATACGACAATGGTGCTGAGCAACTCTTGGCTGAGATGGAGTTCAAAGATAATGATACTCCTGAAGAACATGAGCTGAAGCTGCGTGTGTTGCGTATCTATTCGAAAAG GCTTGATGAGAGGAAACGTAGAAAAGAATTCATAATAGAAAGAAACCTGTTGTACCCAAATCCCTTTGAGAAGGACCTGTCTCAGGAGGAGAAAGTGCAGTGTCGACGTTTGGACGTTTTTATGCGTTTTCATTCAAAAGAGGAGCACGACGAGCTACTCCGTAGTGTTGTAAGCGAGTACCGCATGGTGAAACGACTCAAAGATCTTAAG GAAGCTCAAGTGGCAGGGTGTCGTTCGACGGCTGAAGCGGAGAGGTATCTtgggaggaagaggaagagagagaatgaagaagGGATGAACAGAGGGAAAGAGAGCGGTCAATTTGGTCAAATTGTGGGGGAAATAGGCTCTAGACCTCCGGTGCAAGCTTCTTCAAGCTATGTGAATGATTTGGACCTGATTGGATTCACAGAGTCGCAACTGCTGTCTGAATCC GAGAAGCGTCTGTGCAACGAGGTCAAGTTGGTTCCACCGGTTTATCTACAGATGCAACAAGTGATGTCACATGAGATATTCAAAGGGAATGTGACGAAAAAGTCGGATGCATATAGCCTGTTCAAGATTGAACCAACCAAAGTGGATCGAGTTTATGATATGCTTGTGAAGAAGGGTATTGCTCAACTTTAA
- the LOC104723485 gene encoding uncharacterized protein LOC104723485, which translates to MTTMMSLPKMKLSCLQPHLHFSNSRSLAPAQAFPSSSIRNRTSCLVRCGSARRRLTSKTSRGVKLEKAQKPLGLERHWRHAVVGGVSVGLMMALVWGMDAEKAMALGPEGPLMEEFWDNVRRYGLYALTVSTGALSAVFEPIFELLKNPISAVLIVIILGGSFYIVSQVVSAMIGVNEFAYDYSY; encoded by the coding sequence atgacgacgatgatgtCTCTCCCCAAAATGAAACTATCTTGTCTGCAACCACACCTCCATTTTAGCAATAGCAGATCATTAGCACCAGCTCAAGCTTTTCCGAGCTCAAGCATAAGGAACAGAACATCATGTCTTGTTCGGTGCGGCTCAGCCAGAAGAAGATTAACTTCGAAAACTAGCAGAGGCGTCAAGCTTGAGAAGGCACAAAAACCTCTGGGTTTGGAGCGACACTGGAGACATGCTGTGGTAGGTGGAGTCTCCGTAGGGTTGATGATGGCTTTGGTATGGGGAATGGATGCAGAGAAAGCTATGGCGCTTGGACCAGAAGGTCCTTTAATGGAAGAGTTTTGGGACAACGTGAGAAGGTATGGTCTTTACGCTCTCACGGTCAGCACCGGAGCCCTCTCCGCAGTCTTTGAGCCTATCTTCGAACTCCTCAAGAACCCAATCTCCGCCGTTCTCATTGTGATCATCTTAGGTGGAAGCTTCTATATCGTCTCCCAAGTTGTCTCAGCAATGATCGGTGTAAACGAATTTGCTTATGATTACAGTTATTAA